In bacterium, a single genomic region encodes these proteins:
- the secE gene encoding preprotein translocase subunit SecE encodes MAKITEFFGSVQTEMKKVSWPTREELTGSTWVVMILWILLSIYIFTTDNILQYIVKQLLL; translated from the coding sequence ATGGCTAAAATCACTGAATTTTTCGGAAGCGTGCAAACGGAAATGAAAAAAGTTTCGTGGCCGACACGTGAAGAATTAACCGGTTCGACATGGGTTGTAATGATCTTATGGATCCTTTTGTCCATCTATATTTTTACGACAGATAATATTCTCCAGTACATTGTCAAACAGCTGCTTT
- the tuf gene encoding elongation factor Tu (EF-Tu; promotes GTP-dependent binding of aminoacyl-tRNA to the A-site of ribosomes during protein biosynthesis; when the tRNA anticodon matches the mRNA codon, GTP hydrolysis results; the inactive EF-Tu-GDP leaves the ribosome and release of GDP is promoted by elongation factor Ts; many prokaryotes have two copies of the gene encoding EF-Tu): GDNIKINVELITPIAMEEGLRFAIREGGRTVGAGVVTKIIK, translated from the coding sequence GGCGATAACATCAAGATCAATGTGGAATTGATCACGCCGATCGCGATGGAAGAAGGATTACGCTTCGCGATTCGTGAAGGTGGTAGAACTGTCGGCGCTGGCGTCGTAACTAAGATTATTAAGTAA